CAACAATGTAAGattgtttaaatattcttttacttTCTCATAACATGTGCATTTAGGTGTACGGTTATCTTCACATTTCTCAGGAGTGACGGTTTCTGTCATTCTCTTGTTATCATTTCATCAAACATCTGACTAGTAAATACCTATGATCTGGGTTCCTGATTAATGGGGAAGCTGGAATCACTACAGGGTTTTTCTTCAATCACGGTCGATTTTGATTAAATACTGAGTGAACGAACCATTGTTTTGTGTTTGTCTAATGTGGCGGACCATGCAATCCTCCTTGTTGGTATACAAAGTTGTAAAAGCAAAACTCTTTTTTGCAGCCCGGCAAAAGGGGATACAAACAACTGATTGTGCTCATTTTACGTTGCCGTTGTTGCTAAAACGCAGACATTAGACTGTTAGAAATATAAACGCTGGCTGATGGCTCCATTTTTGACAGTTGtttgttgtatttaatttcaGAACGCTATCACGGAATCGGACTACGCAATAGGTCATGAAGACGAGACTACTAAGCTCCCGTGGTTCATGCGTGGAGGTGAACATCGTCCAAAGGAGTACGACCCTGAGGCTAAGCTGTTTCCTGAAGATTCACCAGGGGACGACAGGTACCTACTCGTTCATGGACTAGCTTTACTTGACAGAACAGTGGTCCTCTTTGCTGTGTCGAGAAACGATTGTATGTACTTCGGAGTGCATAAGACTTTACTTAACTCAATTTTCTGTTGTTGCAGAGTCGTTAATCAACTAATGTATACGCTACCAAAAGACGAAGATGTGCCTATAAAGAAAATCTTGCTAGCAAACGGATTAGGAGCGTGGGGAGTGTCAGGAGGTCGGACTGAGTTTATCCGGAACAAGTGTCCTGTAGACCGCTGCACTCTGACTGCAGATGCCCGAGATGCCGCTTCGGCTGACGCTATACTCTACAAAGATCACCACACTCCGTTCAATATAAAACGTTCACCCAAACAGGTCATTACataaaattttctatttttattgaaaaaacgttataccTAGTTGTTTTTTTGAACGGGTAGATTGGGAATCATCATCTTATTGATCCTAAGAAAGATCGGATCAATTTAAGCTATCTTCATATCTTGAAAACTTGGTTTTTCATCGAATCGCCGAAACCTACTCATATAATTGCCACTGAATATCTTCTTTATATTCTAGATCTGGATCCTGTACTACCTAGAATGTCCGTACCACACGGCGTCACTGCGGCCGTCATCAGTGGACGTGTTCAACTGGACATCCACTTACCGCCGGGACTCAGACATCGTGGCGCCCTACGAACACTGGGTCTACTACGATCCCCTCATCACCGAGAAAGATCTTGATAGGAACTTTGCTgctaataaaactaaaaaggtAAACATAACTTATACAAGAGTGTAGGGCAGTTTGCATTGCGAAGTTTGAAACCACGGGAAAGACTTCATTTTCCGAGTTGCAAACAGTTTAATGTTGTCATTCGATCAGACGGTCATCAGCTGATGTAACAGATCTGACTGATTgacctaaaataaaactgtcaCTCGCAGGTCCAAAGAAGCTCTATCTTCTATCTCAAGAACAGATTAACACCGAAGCTTTTTTATCAGGTGGCGTGGTTCGTATCGAACTGTCACGCTCGCAATCGACGGCTGCAGTACGCGAGGCAGCTCAGCAAGTACATCCAGGTGGATATCTACGGCGCCTGCGGAGCGCATCACTGCCCCCGCACCGACCCCAACTGCCTCGAGATGCTCGACAAAGACTACAAGTTTTACCTCGCCTTCGAGAACTCCAACTGCCGTGATTACGTCACTGAGAAGTTCTTCGTCAACGGATTGCAGTTAGTTTTGCTTTTCATCACCAGTTTCAGTTGTCACCTGATTCATCTATTAGTTTGTCTTTCGTACTTAAAAGTGCTGTCATGTGGcatgttctatatttatttgTCTTCAGCTTGAGTCAAATGTGTTAATACGAAATTTCTTGGTTGCAGACACAACGTACTGCCAATAGTGATGGGGGCCCGTGCGTCGGAGTACGCGGCCCTGGCCCCGCACAACTCATACGTCCACGTTGAAGAGTTCGCCAGCCCCGAAGAGCTCGCCATGTATCTACGACGTCTTGATGAAGacgataatttatataattcttACTTCAAGTGGAAGGTAAGAAGGACCTGTACATAACAGAGTAGTGTAGTTAAATTGTTTATGGAAGCTCCATATCAAAACGTATGTGTCAGAACTGCTTTTCAAACACACGTGCGGGACGGAGGTTGATCGATAGAGTAAATAGATTGTAGTCGTAGAGCTATTGAAATGATAACCATTCCATAACTTCTGTTCATCAGGGTACAGGAGAGTTCATAAACACGTACTTCTTCTGCCGCGTGTGCGCGATGGTGCACGCGAACGAGCGGCGCCAGCGCAGCGCGCACTACGACGACGTGCAGGCGTGGTGGCGCGACGGCGCCTGCACGCGCTCCGAGTGGCGCACCATGCAGAAAGACACCCGCGACAACGGCTAGGGGCGCACACACACATCGCGATCACACTAATTCTAGGTTTATCGCTTCTAGCCCACCTCATCCAAGAGGTTCGACGAATCTTAACAAACATCAGTCGCTGAACCCCGGCGCCATGCAATTTAGTCAATATTTGTATCGTGTCGCGAATCGAGTCGAAACTTGTAATCTCGTCCATATTAGCATAGTGTATACCTACACGATAATGTTAGTAgttctgttatatttttattagattgCCGGTGTTCGGTGTACGAGTTTTCcccataatatttttgttatagtgAGGCGCGTAGAAAGCGCATAATATAATGATtaaggaataaaatataattcgaTGTtgttggcgcccaacgtgggtcTGTGGAAAATTGATGTGAACGAGACCTGACCTCTACAATCAGAAATCATGTGCAATAAAAAATCTTTGTCAAGCATAAAACATTCCATTGTATATAGTATTCAATTACTTaacctacctacttttaaactattttattacagtcTATTAACGAATTTTATTAGGTTTAagacaattttgttttgtatgttagctgttttataaatacttttgtaaattatttgaattttgtaaatatttttacttactaATACATgattagtaggtattttatatttaatgttgaAACTATCACACCACAATGTGTAGTGAAACGGATAATATCCATGTTCTATGTTTTAAGCAAAGTTATAAGTTTTTGGACTAGACTTGATTGATGAAATTTTTCTTTATCGATTTGATCATTATTATACATGTTTTCATGCTTGTTAAAAAGCTCAAACTATAAGTCTAGTCATGTTGCCATTGTGACAGCACAATaccaaaaataatctttcatgATTTTTGCGCACAATTTGCACAATTCGTAATGacgttttcatattttataatttagattATTGCACTTCTTAGAGAAGTTAAATTTTTATGATgtcttttcaatttattaaattattgaagGTACTTACCTagtattcatatttaattattattgattgaATGGTCTGTATGTTATGACTTATGAACTGTTGTTGTGTtggtaatatttaaatgttatttttttagaatgtaAATCAATCTTAATTAAGAGAAGCCCAATACAAACAAAATGTCTGCAGTTATAATTTAATGCTGGTCTctgaagaaataaaacatttaagtattgtattacaaaaaaattaaaaacctggCTGTCATTACAGAGACTGAAAAATCTTGATAAATTTGTAGGTTTTAACATcaattttgaggaaacctgcaTTTAAAGCTTATTTAAGTGTTCCTCTCCATAAATCCTTAATGTATCAGACTCATTGTTGTTTCATAGGATAATCCCACAATCTCCTAAAAatctagttttaaaaataatcaagtaTCAATGTCTTTACTAACAATtgaatgttaaaaatgttaagaTCTCAAGAAATGTTGACTCCATGCAGTATGATAACAATTGCCTACCTACTTTATCGTTAACTGTGCATTTAAATATcataggttaaaaaaaaacagtttaaatatGTTATCTCCATTAAAACATTCCATTTCTATTGTTCACGTACTTTGTGTAACacatttttatgttatatttatgTAGCAAATATTATATAGAccagggatggcgaaccaatgGCACGTGTGCCCGTGGTGGCACGAAGCTAAATAATTCGGGCACGCCATTATTTCACAATTGAAATTATATATGTAAAAAATCCATAATGTGCGAGTAAAAAACAAGTCCTTTCTTCATAATCTTTTACCTTTTCATGTTAACTATTTGCCTACAGGCACGCCTCAATAATTatcattgtgttttttatttaatttggcacgtaagtcaatgaaggttcgccatccctgaTATAGACAATTCATTGTATAGTAAAAAGGAATGCTATTAGATAAACTATCGAGATAAAACAACATAGTAAATGAATAGGAAAGGGCAATTACTATGACTGGATCGAATGATTATGTGTATGAGACACCAATAaatttatattaatgttatatatttatatatacatataattgttTATCAGTGTAAAATGAAAGTGCCATTCGTGTTTAAATTAATGACAAACCTTTTAATTGGACATCTAACTCTGAAGGCCTTTCAGTATGTTGTGATTAAACAAATACTAACTTAATTAAATGCTTATTGCAGTACAATTAAGCCACCAACATGACACCTAGTGTTCATTTCaccaatgaaaataaataaatgatgaattcaacatgatttgttttatttatatcacaAAATGGAATAACAATAATACCTGTGTCTAGAGCACATGCAAAATAAATACTGCCTCAATATaacataacaattatttatgtcaacttctcaaaattaatatactgCTTCAAAATCTCTATTAGTTTTGAATTCCTTTGCAACTGCAATTGCACATTAACACATTcaacaacaaaattaatagtATTCTGAAATATACTTTGAGCTTTATGCATATTCTGTGGAACTAAGACACCAAACCAGCGGATAGGATTAACCATGTTATCTGCATCATTTTCCACGACTCTCATCTGTTCTACACCATCTTCCTGTACAGTCTCACATACAGTGGAAGCTGAGAAATCTGTGCTGCTCTCTGTAGGAAGCCTTGCAGTACTTACAGAACTCTGGCCCATAATGTAACGAGACTTCGCTAAATGTATACTGCCATTCTTGATACTGGATTCTATGTTCAATTCGCAACGCATCTTTTCTTCCATCAAATGCAATTGCTTGACAATGATTTTGTCCAGCAACTCACTGGCTACAGCCTCAGAAGGGGCATCTGTGTCAGAAAAACGGATGGTTAGTTCTTTACTAGACAAAACCTTAGCTTTTATCATCCCTTTACAAGGTTTAAACGGTACTAATTACTGTGTTACCTTGTTTCTGCTCGGGCATTATGAAGTTTGCTTGTTAGCTAATGTGAATTAAATGAAAATCACAACACTGTAACTGTTTTTCTTAatctaaacaaaatatttcaacaattcACAACTGTTCACAACAGTGAAATGATTTGTCAATAAATCCATCCATCCATTGACAATATTGACATTTCTCATGTGTGCGCCAAAAACAAGATTTCTTCTCTAGATTACAACTATCTATGCTTAACCATAAACTTTAGTCCACCCACTCCGTTTTATCGTAATGTTTATAAATCAAAAAAGTAAAGGTTCCGTACCTTTATTACATGAGGATAAGAACTAAACGGGAAGGACTTTAGATGGACACTTAATATAATAAGCGTCTCAAGCgactcttcccatccgtatgggaggacttggcgtccgtaaaatttccagtgtaagtttaccagcctttatttcctcggtccatggcactgagaaattgatcaggaaaatattacccaccacactggtcaattttgaggtgccaagcctgactgaggctttaaatgcttggaaagtcgcatgcccgaacaccgacttacccgccaacctgtcctcccagagacagtgggatgagccgctctgcagagtaatacggaaaagtttaatcgatacgtcaattacttctgcagagcgagcgcgcctactggctgtgggtgaatgggagtcgggtctatggcttcttgcacttccgtcctcaaacacaggcaccatgtttgatgacaccacctttagactcgccgtttgcctccgactaggtgctccatgctgctctcctcatcgctgccactgcgggaaagctgtcaacagcctcggtcaccacggcctgtcgtgcagccggagtgccggccgcataccacgacatgccaacataaacgacgtaatccgtcgcgctcttgttgccgtcggcgtgccagccgtactcgaaccaaatggcttggcacgcgacgatggcaagagaccagacggcatgtcgctatttccgtggaaggtgggtaggactttagtgtgggacgcgacatgcgtcgacactcttgcgccatctcactttcccggaactgcatgttgtgctggctctgccgctgcacaagcagagaacctcaagcggcgcaaatatagtaaccttataggcaattacatgtttgagccgtttggggttgaaactctagggccgtggggtccgagggcgcaccttcttgccagggatatttcccagcgcctggttgacacttcccgggacccaaaggctggctttatttcgcacagaggttgagcattgccatccaacgtggcaatgctgccagtcttttgggtacattacccagtgacagcgatgaggagcaattttttgatgcactgtattagttttaagttgtatatatatatatatataagtttattatataataatgatTCATATAGTATTGATTGGGTATAAAACCGAATGATGAACTAGAcaccttttttgtttgtttgaatgtttttgtttgttgactatAAACATCTATAGTCTACGATTTATACTCTATGCTGCATTTCCACCCCCGCTTGCCCCTTTCTTCGTCCCTCCTGTCTGCTACGTACGACGCCGCCATCTTAAAATTTTCGTCATTCATGTGTGGGAATATTCGTTTCATAGATTgctgaaaatataaaacaagatAAAGTGGTTATTATTAGAAACGTTCTTAAAATAACACAAGGCGATGTCGGACAAAAAGCGACTGCTAAACGATCTCAGAGTTATAGATTTACGTGCAGAGTTAGAGAAACGCAACCTAGATAAAAGCGGCGTTCGCGGTGTGCTGATACAACGTTTATCCAAGGTAATTAAGTGACGTGTACGAGTAAAATACcgcaattaaaattcaatacgtatataaaactttattggttatatCATTCTAGCACTTGGAAGAGGAAGGGCATGATCCGGCTACTTTCAAGTTTGAGTTGACTACTGTAGAGCCAAAGACTCCAGCGAAGAGGACCAGACGTGCAGAGAGCACAGTCGAACCGGAATCTGAAGAGACTCCCGCCATGGAAGACATGATTGTACAAGATGATGCTGGGGAAGAGGAAGAAACTGAGCAAGGTGACAAGAAACAAAACAAGTCTAGTCCCAAGCCCGAAGCAACTATGGAGGTGGAAGAACCAGAAAAAGTTAATAGAAAAAGAGAAATAAAGGAGGAACCAGAAGCAACGCAGCCGAAAAAGGCTTGTCTTGAAAAGGATACTAGAAATGAGGACGATCATAAAGTGGAAAACAACACAGATGCTGAGGACAGTATCAACTTGGATATTGGTGATGATGAACTGCTAAATGAAGAGGTACGTTTCTATTTCTTCAGTGTTACAGTTAAACTGCCGCCTGTTGCATCCAAAATATCCAATGGATTCATGATGGAGGTAGACTAGGATGTATATAGAATCTGAAATCATGTTTTGTTTAAGTCGTCCtgtacatatgtatttattagTACTTATATATTTCTGAAATATACTTATGTTCATATaagtatcttatttttttaatcatcacatattttctaacattttttataaaattttgcttTATCAACCCAATTGTGTCATGTCCAGTTTCAGTAATTATTAATAGTATCTTACTGGAGTATCGCCAAATGTCTAACTGAAACTAATATTTGCAAAGTTTATTGTGCATAATATACATGTGTTTACATTTATCCTAACCTTGTATTTAATCTCTTTCAGACTGACAACAACACTAAAACTCTCAAAAAAGGTAAGGTTTGACTTTGTTTACACTCACATTTTGTACATACAGATACTATCAAAATTAATGATCAGTGAACTTATTGTAGTGATATTATAATTAACTCTAAACAAAATGTCTCTTCAAAACAATAACTGGCAGATGAAATATTGAACATGTGCTTAGGAAAGTACTAAACTTGATATGTGATTAACAATACATGATGTATgaattatttttgcaatatttgtCATCATGTTAAAATTGGAATTGATGCGGTAAACAAGAGAGGAAAGTTGTAAACAGCAGAAGAAAACTGATAGTCAGACCTGCGAGCAACATGCAGAAACTCCTGCAACACAGAATAAACACAAACAGTTACAGAAAGACAGAGAGTTGACATTGTGTCTCATTTGGGAGGATTACCACTGATATGAGCACAGACTGAGGTGGCTTCCATTACAATGCTGTGGTGTTTTGTGTACTCTAAGTGGCACTTCCAGTCACTCCAGCTCTCCAGTGTCCTACAGTTATGTATGCTTTACTATGGACATAGTAGCTCATAGCTGCTATGCTGCTCCATATCCAGATGGTGGTGCTAATGTCCAATCAAGTTTTCAGGTCaggattttttgttataaacaacgtacaagaaagaaaaatatcaagAAAGTATCAAGTCTGCGCGGCAAGATGGTGGAGAGGCAGGGTGGGCCGCTCCCGATATTCGGCGAGCGACCTGCGCTGGCTCAGCTGATAAGTGCGACTGACGTAGATGAGGCTGCGGAGGAGGAGGACGCGGCCGAGCCGGCGAGCGACAAGTCAGCGCCCGCCGACACTGCTACGAATGCCGACGACGAGCCAGCTGACGACCAACACCAAGTAAACTCCGAAGCCCCCGCCACTAGGTTGGTGAACGTCGAACGGCCGCCGTGTCGCCGCCCACGCGCATCTATAACAACTCCGATTATTTCGACATCCAATACTTTTCTTTCGTTATCTCTACAAAGTTTTGCACCTGACGTTATGGAGATTTGGCTGCCCTACGGATTGTCGACGGCTGCCTGTCAATGCTCGTCGATGTCGTCGCGTGTTCGCTGGCGCCGAGCTACAGTGAACGAGCTACACTGGATCCCTGTTGGAGGTGTGGCTCCCACTGATGACAGCTGCCGCGGTCCAGCGACCAGTGCCGGCGAGGCGACGGTACACGGTGGAGCTGCCCGCACAGTCCCGGCCTATGCAGTGGAGTAATGGTGCAAAACTTTGTAGCTGATCAGTGTCACGGGAATTCTAAAAGATTACTGTCACCAAACTGCACATTTATGGACTTGTGCtagtaataaacataaaatgttaaaattcttACCAATATGTACTTGTCGCGATTGCAgtcatattgttttaattttcattggtaaataatacttttaatatttttcagcaATGAGGATGAAAAGCATGACAAGGATACAAAAGGTAGTTATGAtcaatctttgttttaatttatttgatcgAGTCACACAGGCacttatcacattttttttttatgtatagatGAAAAAGAGAAGGAAGGTGATGGTGAAAAGAAGGAGAAAAAGGATGAAACCAAAGAGGGTGGGGCGAGGAATTTGTGGGTCAGTGGCCTGTCTGGCGACACTCGCGCTAAGGACCTCAAGCAACTGTGCAGCAAGCATGGCAAGGTAAACACTAGAATCATTCTTATTTTAAACCAGATAATAACGGCGCATCCAGTTGCTGTAAAACTACATTTCCTGCATACTTGcatagttatttttaactttacattttataacaaCATGCTGATTGGAACTCAGCCAGATATTGAATTTCAAGTACTTAGAAATGTTTATCAATTCAGCTAAACGTAATTACACACGTTTTGATTGCAGGTGATAGGAGCGAAGGTAGTAACAAATGCCAGAACACCAGGGTCACGTTGTTATGGCTACGTCACGATGGCTAGTGC
The window above is part of the Helicoverpa zea isolate HzStark_Cry1AcR chromosome 21, ilHelZeax1.1, whole genome shotgun sequence genome. Proteins encoded here:
- the LOC124640625 gene encoding glycoprotein 3-alpha-L-fucosyltransferase A, giving the protein MWVRAARAMRALRRAALLVPLALTALLLLLLPRPPALAPAPRSPSPPPPLRVDLHIENAITESDYAIGHEDETTKLPWFMRGGEHRPKEYDPEAKLFPEDSPGDDRVVNQLMYTLPKDEDVPIKKILLANGLGAWGVSGGRTEFIRNKCPVDRCTLTADARDAASADAILYKDHHTPFNIKRSPKQIWILYYLECPYHTASLRPSSVDVFNWTSTYRRDSDIVAPYEHWVYYDPLITEKDLDRNFAANKTKKVAWFVSNCHARNRRLQYARQLSKYIQVDIYGACGAHHCPRTDPNCLEMLDKDYKFYLAFENSNCRDYVTEKFFVNGLQHNVLPIVMGARASEYAALAPHNSYVHVEEFASPEELAMYLRRLDEDDNLYNSYFKWKGTGEFINTYFFCRVCAMVHANERRQRSAHYDDVQAWWRDGACTRSEWRTMQKDTRDNG
- the LOC124640626 gene encoding coiled-coil domain-containing protein 115, producing MPEQKQDAPSEAVASELLDKIIVKQLHLMEEKMRCELNIESSIKNGSIHLAKSRYIMGQSSVSTARLPTESSTDFSASTVCETVQEDGVEQMRVVENDADNMVNPIRWFGVLVPQNMHKAQSIFQNTINFVVECVNVQLQLQRNSKLIEILKQYINFEKLT